A window of the Wolbachia endosymbiont (group A) of Pogonocherus hispidulus genome harbors these coding sequences:
- a CDS encoding phage tail assembly protein has product MQAITLNNPITVDGISVSELSMREPKVRDLLAIERIEGEALKEVALIANLASVPKEVVEDLCIKDYVEIQKVLKDFLSPLEQRS; this is encoded by the coding sequence ATGCAAGCTATAACACTTAATAACCCAATTACAGTTGATGGAATTTCTGTTTCAGAGTTATCAATGCGTGAACCTAAAGTAAGAGATTTACTTGCTATAGAACGCATAGAAGGCGAAGCTTTGAAAGAAGTAGCTTTAATTGCTAATCTAGCGTCTGTGCCAAAAGAAGTAGTTGAAGATTTATGTATTAAAGATTATGTAGAAATACAGAAGGTGCTAAAAGATTTTTTGTCGCCGCTGGAACAGAGGAGTTAA
- a CDS encoding Rpn family recombination-promoting nuclease/putative transposase, translating into MALSKFLDPKNDIAFRRIFGTEKNKDILIHFLNDILSFTGKNAIQDIEFLSTIQDPDIASKKQSIVDVLCRDSIGVQWIIEMQVAKTKGFEKRAQYYAAKAYSRQADKGDQYHDLKEIIFIAIADCILFPDKSEYKSKHTIRDEDTNEHDLKDFYFVFIELPKFSKTKEDQLSNIVEKWVYFFRYADETSEEELERIIGSDLIIKRAYEELNRFNWSEEEFIAYEQEIKRIRDEQAVLAQKLDDAKKEGKIEGKIEVAKAMLTNNVDISTIVKCTGLSVDEVQELIQVEEK; encoded by the coding sequence ATGGCTTTATCTAAATTTCTCGACCCTAAAAATGATATAGCATTTCGCCGTATCTTTGGTACAGAAAAGAATAAAGATATCCTCATTCACTTTCTAAATGATATTTTGAGCTTTACTGGCAAAAATGCAATACAGGATATAGAGTTTTTAAGTACTATTCAAGATCCTGATATTGCATCTAAAAAGCAAAGTATTGTTGATGTGCTATGTAGAGATTCTATAGGAGTGCAATGGATAATTGAGATGCAGGTCGCTAAAACCAAAGGCTTTGAAAAACGTGCCCAATACTACGCTGCTAAAGCCTATTCAAGACAAGCGGATAAAGGTGATCAATACCATGACCTTAAGGAAATTATCTTTATTGCTATAGCAGATTGTATACTGTTTCCTGATAAGTCCGAGTACAAATCGAAGCATACTATTCGCGATGAAGATACTAATGAACATGATCTAAAAGATTTTTATTTTGTATTTATTGAATTGCCTAAATTTTCCAAAACTAAAGAAGATCAGCTTTCAAATATAGTTGAAAAGTGGGTCTACTTTTTTAGATATGCAGATGAAACTAGTGAAGAAGAGCTAGAGAGAATAATAGGAAGTGATCTAATAATTAAAAGAGCGTATGAAGAACTAAATAGGTTCAACTGGTCTGAAGAAGAATTTATAGCCTATGAACAAGAGATAAAGCGTATTCGTGATGAACAAGCTGTTCTTGCTCAAAAACTTGATGATGCCAAAAAAGAAGGAAAGATTGAAGGAAAGATTGAAGTTGCAAAAGCGATGTTGACTAATAATGTTGATATTAGCACTATTGTCAAGTGTACAGGTCTTTCTGTCGATGAAGTTCAAGAATTAATTCAAGTTGAGGAAAAATAA